The following is a genomic window from Micromonospora cathayae.
ATCGCCGCCATCGCCACCTACGGCGACACCCGGCACACCCTGATCGACCGGTCCCGGTACACCGGGCCGTTCCTGCCCGGCTTCGTGGCCCGTAGGCCGATCGTCGACCGGCAGCCCATGATCGACGCCGGCCTCCAGCCGAAGCGGTTCTTCCAGGCGGTCGACCACGTGGTCGGCAACGTCGAGCTGGGCCGGATGGACGAGTGGGTCGACTTCTACCGGCGGGTGATGGGCTTCACCAACATGGCGGAGTTCATCGGCGACGACATCGCCACCGACTACTCGGCGCTGATGAGCAAGGTGGTCGCCAGCGGCACCCGCAAGGTCAAGTTCCCGCTCAACGAGCCGGCCATCGCCCGGAAGAAGTCACAGATCGACGAGTACCTGGAGTTCTACCAGGGGCCGGGGGCGCAGCACATCGCGGTGGCCACCAACGACATCCTGGCCAGCGTCGACGCGATGCGGGCCGCGGGCGTCGACTTCCTGGACACCCCGGACTCGTACTACGACGACCCGGAGCTGCGGTCCCGGATCGGCAAGGTCCGGGTGCCGATCGAGGAGCTGAAGTCCCGCAAGATCCTGGTCGACCGGGACGAGGACGGCTACCTGCTCCAGATCTTCACCAAGCCGGTGCAGGACCGGCCGACGGTCTTCTTCGAGCTGATCGAGCGGCACGGCTCGCTCGGCTTCGGCAAGGGCAACTTCAAGGCCCTCTTCGAGGCCATCGAGCGCGAGCAGGAGAAGCGCGGCAACCTCTGACGCGTACGGGCGGGGCACCCGCCCTGTCGATCAGGAGGTCCGTGTCACGGGTCCGGGACGGATCCGTACCCCGATTCTCTTGATCGACAAGGGCGGGTCCCGGGAACCGGCAGGCTGGTCCGCAGGGAAAGCGTCGTTAAGGTAGCTGCGTGAGTGTGCAACCCGGCTGGTACGTCGACCCTGCCGACCCCGAGACCCAGCGCTGGTGGGACGGTGAGGGGTGGCTCGGCGCGCCGATACCCGCCGGGGCCACCCCGCCGGACGGGCCGCCACCGGCCGAACCTCCGCCCACCCCCACCGACTCCCCGACCTCCGGTGCCGCCGGCTCCGGCGTCCCGACCCCGGGCGCGGCCGGCTCGGGTGTCCCCGGCGCGGCCGGCTCCGGTACGGCGACGCCGGGTACCGCCGGGCAACCGGCACCGACCTCCCCGGCCGCCGCTCCCGGGTACGCCGGGCCGCAGTACCCGGGCGGCCCGCAGTACCCGGGCGCGCCCCACGTCGGCCCGCCGTACCCGGGTGGTCCTCAGTACCCGGCCGGTCCGCCCCACCCCGGCCAGGGGCAGCCCGTGCCTGGGCAGCCCGGCCAGGGGCAACAGCCCGGCGCGGGCTGGCCACCGGGGGCACCGCACCAGCCACCGTACGGGCCGCCACCGTACGGACCGCCCGGCCAGCAGCCGCTCCCCGGCTACGGCCCGCCCCCCGGCTTCCCGCCCGGCTGGCCGTACGGCGGACACCCCGGCCGGCCGCCCGAGCCGCGCCCGCACGGCCTGCCGCTGGCCGGGTACGGGGCCCGGTTCCTGGCCCGCCTGATCGACTTCACCATCGTGTTCGCCCTCAACGCCGTGGTGAACGGCTGGTTCGTCTGGCAGTTCGCGAAGGAGATGTCCCCGGTCTGGCGGGAGTTCTGGGCCCGGGTGTCCAGCGGGTCCACCTCCACCGACCCGCTGCCCCAGCCCGGTGACCAGGCCGGCGGCCTCCAGGTGGCGATCCTGTTGATCGCGACGGCCCTGTGGTTCGCGTACGAGGTGCCGGCGATGGCCAGCGGCGGGCAGACCTTCGGCAAGCGGGTGCTCGGCATCCGGGCCGTACCGCTCGCCGGTGACCAGCCGCTCGGCTTCGGCCGGTCGTTCCGGCGCTGGAACACCCTCGGCCTGCCCACCCTGCTGTGGTACTGCTGCGGCCTCGGTCTGCTGCTCCAGTTGATCGACGCCTTCTCCCCCCTGTTCGACCACCCGCTCCGCCAGGCCCTGCACGACAAACGCGCGCAGACCGTCGTGGTCCAGGTACCCCGCGCCACCCCCACCCGAGAAGAACCGCACGATCGTGCCCGCCCCCCGGGAGAATCCGCATGACCGACACCGGACGCCACCAGCCGCCGCTGCGGCTCACCCGCGCCGACCTCGACGCGCTGCCCAACTACGTACCCGGCCGCAGCCCGGCCGACCTGGCCCGGGAACTGGGCATCCCGGAGGCCATCAAGCTGGCCAGCAACGAGGTGCCGTACGGGCCGCTGCCCGGCGTGGTGGAGGCGGTCGCGGAGGCCGCCGCCGGGGTGCACCGGTACCCGGACATGGGCGTGGTGGCGCTGCGCACCGCGCTGGCCGAACGGTACGGCGTGGACCCCGACCGGGTCGCCACCGGCTGCGGGTCGGTGGCGCTGGCCGAGCACCTGGTCCGGGCCACCTGCCTGCCCGGTGACGAGCTGGTCTACTCGTGGCGCTCCTTCGAGGCGTACCCGATCATCGCGGCGACCAGCGGGGCGACCAGCGTGCAGGTCCCCAACCGGCCGGACCACGGGCACGACCTGGCGGCGATGGCGGCGGCGGTGACCGACCGGACCCGCATGATCCTGGTCTGCAACCCGAACAACCCGACCGGGACCTTCCTGCGCCGCCCGGAGCTGGAGCGCTTCCTCGACGCGGTGCCGGACGACGTGCTGGTGGTGATCGACGAGGCGTACCGGGAGTTCGTCACCGACCCGGAGGTGCCGGACGGGCTGACCCTCGCCGACCGGCCCAACGTGGTGGTGCTGCGTACCCTCTCCAAGGCGTGGGGGCTGGCCGGGCTGCGGATCGGTTTCCTGGTCGCGCAGCCGACCGTGGCCGCCGCCATCCGCAAGGTGGTCACCCCGTTCTCGGCCAGCGCAGCCGCCCAGGCCGGTGCGCTGGCCGCGCTCGCCCAGGCCGACGAGATGGAACGTCGGTGCGCCCTGGTCGTCGCCGAACGCGACCGGGTCACCGAGGCGGTACGCAAGTTCGTCCCGGACGTGCCGGCCAGCCAGGCCAACTTCGTCTGGCTGCCGCTGGGCGACCGGGCCGTGCCGTTCGGCAAGGCGTGCGAGGCGCGCGGTGTGATCGTCCGCCCGTTCGCCGGGGAAGGGGTACGCGTCACGATCGGCACCCCGGCCGAGAACGACGCCTTCCTGGCGGCGGCGGAGGCCGTACTGACCTGACCCCCGCCGTACCCCGCTGAGCCCGCCGCACCCGGCCTGAACACCCGCCGTACCGGCTGCCTGCTGCCTGGCCGCCGGCCCGTCGACCCACCCACCGGGTCGGTCGGCGGGCCGGTGGTCAGGTCGCGGCCAGGACCACCGGTTCGGCCATCCCGTAGTAGCGCTGGTCGTCGGCCCCGACGTCGACCGGGGTACGCAGGCGTTCCACCGCCAGGTAACCGTCGGCGGCGTAACCGAGGCCGGGCGTCCAGCCGATACCGTCCCGCCCGACGGTCAGCCGGAACCGGGACCGCTCGACGCCGGTCGCCGGATCGAGGGTGACCAGGTCCTTCTTGTCGGTCAGCAGGTGTACCCGGCCGGGCTGGGCGGCGACCACCCTGGTCCCGGGGCCGAGGTCCGCGCGCCGCCACACCTCGTCGCCGGTGCGTGCCGCCCGTCCGGTGACCGTCCCGTCGTCGGCCACCACGACCCCGGTTTCGCCGGCCAGCACGGTCCCGGCCCGGTCGAGCCCGGCTGCGGCGACCGGCGCCCCGGTGCCGACCAGCCAGCCCCGGCCCCCGGTGGGATCCGCCTCGCTGTCCGTCGTCTCGGCGATGTGCAGGCCGCCGCAGCCGGACCGGGCGGTGGCGCAGCCGATCGCGGCGACGGTCAGCCGCGCACCCGCGCCGGGCGGGTTCCAGCGCTCGGTGACCGTACCGGTGGTGACGTCCCGGAACTCGACGACCGGACTGTCCGCGCAGCGGTCCAGGGTGGCGAGCCGGCCGGCGTTGGTGGTGCCGATGTCGGTACGGCAGCCGGATTCGAGGTCGACCCGCCAGAGCCGCTGCCCGGTGGTCAGGTCGGTCCCCTGCGCCTGCTGGTCGCCGACGGTGACCACCACGGTCCGTCCGCCGGCCGCGGCGGTGTGCAGCCCGGCCGGGTACCAGACGGTCGCCGCCCCGGTGCGCCGCCCGGTGTAGCCCTCCTGCGGGACGGGCGCGTCGGCCCGCCAGGCGACCCGGCCGCTCTCCGCGTCCAGGGCCACCAGCTGCCCGTCCGACCAGTGGCCCACCACCGTGGTCCCGCCGGTCACCACCCCGCTGAGCTCTGCCGGCCAGCGCCGGTACGACCAGTACGGGGTGTTGCGTTGGCGGTCGTCGAGCGGCACGTCGGCCCAGACCTGCCGGGTGGTGGCGTACACCCGCAGCCGGCCGTCCA
Proteins encoded in this region:
- the hppD gene encoding 4-hydroxyphenylpyruvate dioxygenase produces the protein MTQAIDRPQSTEEVDVDALVGAVDHDISHDPFPVRGLDHVTFLVGNAKQAAHYYSTAFGMTCVAYRGPEQGHRDYAEYVLTSGSARFVFRGAVRPDAPDAALVAKHSDGVTDIALEVPDVDAAYAHATRQGATGLLDPHEVTDEHGTVRIAAIATYGDTRHTLIDRSRYTGPFLPGFVARRPIVDRQPMIDAGLQPKRFFQAVDHVVGNVELGRMDEWVDFYRRVMGFTNMAEFIGDDIATDYSALMSKVVASGTRKVKFPLNEPAIARKKSQIDEYLEFYQGPGAQHIAVATNDILASVDAMRAAGVDFLDTPDSYYDDPELRSRIGKVRVPIEELKSRKILVDRDEDGYLLQIFTKPVQDRPTVFFELIERHGSLGFGKGNFKALFEAIEREQEKRGNL
- a CDS encoding RDD family protein; translation: MSVQPGWYVDPADPETQRWWDGEGWLGAPIPAGATPPDGPPPAEPPPTPTDSPTSGAAGSGVPTPGAAGSGVPGAAGSGTATPGTAGQPAPTSPAAAPGYAGPQYPGGPQYPGAPHVGPPYPGGPQYPAGPPHPGQGQPVPGQPGQGQQPGAGWPPGAPHQPPYGPPPYGPPGQQPLPGYGPPPGFPPGWPYGGHPGRPPEPRPHGLPLAGYGARFLARLIDFTIVFALNAVVNGWFVWQFAKEMSPVWREFWARVSSGSTSTDPLPQPGDQAGGLQVAILLIATALWFAYEVPAMASGGQTFGKRVLGIRAVPLAGDQPLGFGRSFRRWNTLGLPTLLWYCCGLGLLLQLIDAFSPLFDHPLRQALHDKRAQTVVVQVPRATPTREEPHDRARPPGESA
- the hisC gene encoding histidinol-phosphate transaminase, with translation MTDTGRHQPPLRLTRADLDALPNYVPGRSPADLARELGIPEAIKLASNEVPYGPLPGVVEAVAEAAAGVHRYPDMGVVALRTALAERYGVDPDRVATGCGSVALAEHLVRATCLPGDELVYSWRSFEAYPIIAATSGATSVQVPNRPDHGHDLAAMAAAVTDRTRMILVCNPNNPTGTFLRRPELERFLDAVPDDVLVVIDEAYREFVTDPEVPDGLTLADRPNVVVLRTLSKAWGLAGLRIGFLVAQPTVAAAIRKVVTPFSASAAAQAGALAALAQADEMERRCALVVAERDRVTEAVRKFVPDVPASQANFVWLPLGDRAVPFGKACEARGVIVRPFAGEGVRVTIGTPAENDAFLAAAEAVLT
- a CDS encoding PQQ-binding-like beta-propeller repeat protein; its protein translation is MVIAKDRRRRVVVTVSALLVVGLAAGTVYRVLAPAEVVTVARAERPPAATPEIGPIGRFSTAPLLVDGRLRVYATTRQVWADVPLDDRQRNTPYWSYRRWPAELSGVVTGGTTVVGHWSDGQLVALDAESGRVAWRADAPVPQEGYTGRRTGAATVWYPAGLHTAAAGGRTVVVTVGDQQAQGTDLTTGQRLWRVDLESGCRTDIGTTNAGRLATLDRCADSPVVEFRDVTTGTVTERWNPPGAGARLTVAAIGCATARSGCGGLHIAETTDSEADPTGGRGWLVGTGAPVAAAGLDRAGTVLAGETGVVVADDGTVTGRAARTGDEVWRRADLGPGTRVVAAQPGRVHLLTDKKDLVTLDPATGVERSRFRLTVGRDGIGWTPGLGYAADGYLAVERLRTPVDVGADDQRYYGMAEPVVLAAT